TATTGCTTTCAGCGTAGTGGACTATGTATTCATAAATCACGTCATTGTCGCTTGCGTTGAAGTTAATTACGAACTGCTTAGCCGTCCCATTGTAGTCTATTGTAATTGAGTTGATAACTGGAGCATAGGTGTCCTTAACTTGGATGTGGTAGGTTTCAGTCTTGTATGTCTTGGTCTCGTTGCCTGCCCTATATTCCACTTTTATGTAATAATAGAGGATGTCTCCAAACTTGCTCGGAAGAGTGGCCTTGTATGTATCATTCTCAAGTTTTGCTTCTACTGGAGAGTAGGTAGCATTCTCGGGGTTGGCAACGTTGAGGGCATAGTAAACGCTCACGTTGCTGATATTAGCGTTGCTTGCAATTACCTTGAAGCTGATCAAAGCCTCTCCAGTTTCGAGCACTTTTGCTTTTATGTCTGAAACGCTAACGCTTGCGGTAACGTTCTCATTTTCAGTGGTGTTCTTTTCCTTGTTCAATATGCTGGAGAGGTCAATGAAGCCTCCGCCGTTGCCCTTTGCTACTACAAAGTATCCAACTACCAATAATCCAACCAGGAACAAACCAACAATTAGGTTCTGCATTGATTTTTTCATCCAATCACCCCCTTCATTTTCTCAATAATTCCTGGAATGGCCTTGAGGAAGGAAACAAACACATCAATTAGCCCGAATTCTTGTAAGATTGCTAGAAAGGCTAGGAAGTACAGTAGATAGGAAACTAGCCTGTTTGAAATTATGGCTCCGAATATCAGGAGTAGGATCGCCAAGATCAAATATGGGTGGCCTTGGGCAAGTGATTGGGCTTGGGAGAGAATGTTATTCAGGTCCATGGGGAAATCACCTCCCTTGTT
The window above is part of the Pyrococcus kukulkanii genome. Proteins encoded here:
- a CDS encoding t26-9p, which codes for MDLNNILSQAQSLAQGHPYLILAILLLIFGAIISNRLVSYLLYFLAFLAILQEFGLIDVFVSFLKAIPGIIEKMKGVIG